The Thermococcus henrietii genome segment GTTTCCGGTGGCGTCGTTGAGGACGTTGCCCATAACGTTCTTCGCTTTGAGAACCGCACCCTTCCCGGATGGAACCGCAATGACCACGTTTCCAACCACGTCGCTGACGGTGGCCCGCTCCCTCACGTTGATGTAAACGTTACCCACGATGTTCGAAACGGTGTAGTCCGCCCACGCGCGCCCCTTAACCGTCCCAACGATATTGGAGAGCTCCACGTTCGTCGCGTTCACGTCAACGTAAACGGTCCCAACGACGTTCTCAACAGTCAAGCAATCGAGCTTCGCAGGAACCTCTACAATTACCGTTCCATTCCTGTAATCGTCGCAGATTGTCCCCCCGCCGAGATGCGCGTGCTTCGCGGGGCAGTAGACGGTTATGACGTCGTTTTGAAGGCTCGCCCTGACGGGGAGATTGCTCCTGACGGCAACTCCGCTCACGTTGGCCGGGACAATCGAGACGCCGCCGTTGACGTTTACGACCTTTAAACCTGAGACTGAAAAATTAAACGTCCCCACCTTGACTATCCTGCCTGCAGTCTTCTTGGGCTCGGAACCGTTTAGTGTTATCTTCCCGCTCACGGCCAGCACCGTTATCGTGCCTGCGACCAGGAGAACGAGCAGGAAAATGCCAAGCGCGAGAACGTGAATGCCACCCCTCCTCATGGACTCACCCATGAGAACAATATCATATTTCCGTATAAACTTTACACAAAAACTGGGAAAGAAGAGTTCAGCGGAGCAGTTTGACGAACTCCCTCATCCAGGCGTACAAATCCCCGGGGTGCCTTGAGCTGACCCAGTTGCCGTCAACGACAACCGGCTCATTCACCCATTCTACTCCAGCGTTCCTCATGTCGTCCCTTATTCCGGCGTAGCTCGTTCCCTTCCTGCCCCTGAGCACCCCGGCCGAGATGAGTATCTGTGGCCCGTGGCAGATGCTCGCGACCGGCTTTCCGTCCTCGAACATCTTCTTCGCTATCGCCACGGCCTTCTCGTTGAGCCTTACCCTCTCCGGTGCCCTTCCACCAGGAAGAACGAGGGCGTCGAACTCATCCGGGTCAACCTCGTCAAAGGTCAGCTGAACCTCAACGGTGTAGCCGTGCTTTCCGGTAATCTTCCCGCGCTCGAAGCTCGCTATGTAGACCTTGTGGCCCTCTTCCTTGAGCCTGTGAAGCGGATAAATCAGCTCGACGTCCTCAAAATCGTTGGCGCTGAGGAACAGAACCTTCACTTCAATCACCCCCTTAACGTTCAGAAGAATATATGGGTGACCGCTTATAACCCTAACTGGACAAAAATGGTTAGAGCGGGAGCTCGGTCGTTTCCTTGTGGGTCTCGAGGACGACCATCGTGTGGGTTGATTCGACTCCGTCGACCTCTCCAATCTTGTCGAGGAACTCGTTGAGCTCTTCACTGCTCCTCGTTCTAATTTTGACGAGCATGTCGTAGTCCCCGGTCGTCTCGTAGACCTCGCATATCTGGGGGTACTTCTTGAGCTCGTCCGCGACGTGGCCGTACATCCCGGCGCGGGCCTTTATGAGAATGAAGGCGAGAATCTTGAAGCCCAGTGAGTCCGGGTCGAGAATGACCGTGAACTTCTTTATTATTCCCCTATCCTTCAGCTTCTTTATGCGTTCGTAGATGGTTGATTCGGCGAGGCCAACTTCCTTAGAAATCTCACGGAGAGGAGTTCTACTGTTTCGCTGAAGTATGGTGAGTATCCTCCTATCAACTTCATCGAGACCGCTCCTCGTCATTTCCATCACCATCGTGGAAAATTTTCAGGATTCCTTATAAATTTGCCGATTCTCGATAACCATACGTTTATAAAACGCCGTTCGTCTTTTAGTTCCGGGCCGGGGGTGGGCAGGAATGCCAACGAACGTAACAGCGGAGTACCTTGCCGCAGAGGAGGAGTACAGGAACGCAAAGACGATTCCTGAGAAGATTCGAGCCCTTGAAAAGATGTACGCAACAGTCCCAAAGCACAAGGGGACCGAAAAGCTCCGCCTCCAGATAAAGCGCAGGTTAGCGGAGCTCAGAAAGGAGCTTGAGAAGCAGAGGCAGATGCGCAAAGGTGGTGGCGGGCCTTCCATAGCCGTTAAGAAGGAAGGGGCTGCCCAGATAGTCCTCGCTGGTTTGCCGAACGTTGGCAAAAGCTCCCTCCTCAAGGCTTTAACAAACGTCGATGCGGACGTTGCAGATTACGCCTTTACAACCGTTCAGCCGATTCCGGGAATGATGCACCACAAGGACGTTCAAATCCAGCTCGTTGAGGTTCCCGGCCTCGTTGAGGGCGCCGCTCTGGGTAAAGGAATGGGCCCACAGCTCCTGAGCGTCATAAGGAACGCCGATGCCATAGCGATAGTCGTTGACCTCTCCCAGGACCCGGTCAAGCAGATGGAGATTCTTTTGAGGGAGTTCGAGAGAGCCGGAATAAAGGTCAACAAGAGGAAGCCGAGAGTCGAAATCAAGAGAACAGCGATGGGTGGAATCGTCATCAACGGCCAGGAGAACATAAAGGGCGACATTCAGGAAGTCATGAAGATGCTCCGCGAGGAGCGCATACACTCGGCTGAGATAACGGTCAAGGAGCCGGTGACGCTCGAGGAGTTCGCCGATGCCATAGACGAGAGCCTCGTCTGGAGGAGGGCCATAATCATAGCCAACAAGGGCGACGCTCCTGGGAGCAGGGAGAACTACGAGAAGCTGGTTAAGGCCTACGGCGACCGCTTCAAAATAATCCCGATATCGGCGAAGAAGGGCATAAACCTTGACAAGCTGAAGGACGAGCTCTACGATTTGGCCGGAATCATCCGCGTCTTCACCAAGAGCCCCGGTGAAGAGCCGGCTTATCCGCCGGTCGCGCTTAAGAAGGGCTCTACCGTCATGGATTTAGCCGAGAGGATTCACAAGGACTTCGCCAAGAACTTCCGCTATGCAAGGGTCTGGGGCAAGAGCGTCAAGTTTCCCGGCCAGAGAGTCGGTGCCGACCACGTGCTCGAGGACGGCGACATAGTGGAGATTCACGCAAGGTGACCCTTCTTCCAGCGTCTTTAACCTTCTTTGTACAACCTAACGTTTATAAGCATCGGTGTATATGGTTGAACGCTTACCGTAAAATTTTCGGGGTGGGAGCATGCGAAAGCTCGACCTTACCGAGAAGGACCCTTCTAAGAGAGTCACGATTTACTTCGAGGGGCAACCCCTGGAAGCCTACGAGGGCGA includes the following:
- the pfpI gene encoding deglycase PfpI, producing the protein MKVLFLSANDFEDVELIYPLHRLKEEGHKVYIASFERGKITGKHGYTVEVQLTFDEVDPDEFDALVLPGGRAPERVRLNEKAVAIAKKMFEDGKPVASICHGPQILISAGVLRGRKGTSYAGIRDDMRNAGVEWVNEPVVVDGNWVSSRHPGDLYAWMREFVKLLR
- a CDS encoding Lrp/AsnC family transcriptional regulator; translation: MVMEMTRSGLDEVDRRILTILQRNSRTPLREISKEVGLAESTIYERIKKLKDRGIIKKFTVILDPDSLGFKILAFILIKARAGMYGHVADELKKYPQICEVYETTGDYDMLVKIRTRSSEELNEFLDKIGEVDGVESTHTMVVLETHKETTELPL
- a CDS encoding OBG GTPase family GTP-binding protein, with protein sequence MPTNVTAEYLAAEEEYRNAKTIPEKIRALEKMYATVPKHKGTEKLRLQIKRRLAELRKELEKQRQMRKGGGGPSIAVKKEGAAQIVLAGLPNVGKSSLLKALTNVDADVADYAFTTVQPIPGMMHHKDVQIQLVEVPGLVEGAALGKGMGPQLLSVIRNADAIAIVVDLSQDPVKQMEILLREFERAGIKVNKRKPRVEIKRTAMGGIVINGQENIKGDIQEVMKMLREERIHSAEITVKEPVTLEEFADAIDESLVWRRAIIIANKGDAPGSRENYEKLVKAYGDRFKIIPISAKKGINLDKLKDELYDLAGIIRVFTKSPGEEPAYPPVALKKGSTVMDLAERIHKDFAKNFRYARVWGKSVKFPGQRVGADHVLEDGDIVEIHAR